The following are encoded in a window of Rubellicoccus peritrichatus genomic DNA:
- a CDS encoding B12-binding domain-containing radical SAM protein encodes MNVLLVYPKFPTTYWSFQYALKFLGKKAALPPLGLITVAAILPKEWTLKLVDMNVSRLRKSDLAWADAVMISAMVVQQDSVRDVILRANALGKTVIAGGPAFTCEPDEYPGVDHLILGEAERSLAPFLEDFVRGKAKPRYEAESFPQMCDVPNPRWDLLNIRKYASMSIQFSRGCPFNCDFCNVTALFGHRPRIKTTKQILKELDSIWALGWRSSVFFVDDNFIGNKRFLKRDLLPALVAWQKSHKTGLPFYTEASINMADDPELMEMMSAAGFDTVFIGLETPSEAALTDCNKKQNRGRDLVNDIKKIQRAGMQVQGGFIVGFDSDTHSIFQRQIDFIQKSGVVTAMVGILQAPVGTALHERMSREGRLVGESSGNNTSVSTNIIPKMNLDTLVDGYQSLIKNLYSPSTYYARVKIFLNEFNGPMIRGKVDRHRLRAFLTSIVRLGILGRERFEYWKLLSWVAVRKTHLLPTAISLAIIGFHFRKVSEQICAD; translated from the coding sequence ATGAATGTTCTATTGGTATACCCGAAATTTCCCACGACTTACTGGAGCTTTCAATATGCCCTTAAGTTTCTCGGCAAGAAAGCTGCTTTGCCACCGCTTGGCTTGATCACCGTCGCAGCAATTTTGCCGAAAGAGTGGACCTTGAAGCTTGTTGATATGAACGTTTCCCGGCTGCGAAAATCTGACCTGGCATGGGCCGATGCTGTAATGATCAGCGCGATGGTGGTTCAACAGGATTCGGTCCGCGATGTGATTTTGCGAGCCAACGCATTGGGCAAAACCGTTATCGCTGGCGGCCCTGCGTTTACTTGCGAGCCGGATGAATACCCAGGAGTGGATCATTTGATATTAGGAGAGGCAGAACGATCGCTTGCTCCATTTCTCGAAGATTTTGTCAGAGGCAAAGCAAAACCGCGATACGAAGCAGAGAGTTTTCCTCAAATGTGTGATGTGCCCAATCCGCGTTGGGATTTGCTGAATATTCGTAAGTACGCTTCCATGAGCATTCAGTTTTCTCGCGGCTGCCCTTTCAATTGTGACTTTTGTAATGTCACGGCCCTCTTTGGTCATCGCCCGCGTATCAAGACGACAAAACAAATACTTAAGGAGCTCGACTCAATTTGGGCTCTGGGATGGCGAAGCTCGGTCTTTTTTGTTGATGATAATTTTATCGGTAATAAACGCTTCCTAAAGCGTGATTTGCTTCCCGCGCTTGTTGCGTGGCAAAAGTCTCATAAGACAGGATTGCCGTTTTATACTGAAGCATCGATTAATATGGCAGACGATCCGGAGTTGATGGAGATGATGTCTGCGGCCGGCTTCGATACCGTGTTCATTGGACTGGAAACTCCATCGGAAGCTGCACTGACAGATTGTAACAAAAAACAAAACCGTGGCCGTGACCTTGTCAATGACATCAAAAAAATCCAACGGGCAGGGATGCAGGTGCAAGGTGGCTTTATTGTTGGCTTTGACAGTGACACTCATTCGATCTTTCAGCGACAAATTGACTTTATCCAGAAGAGTGGGGTTGTGACCGCGATGGTTGGCATTTTACAGGCGCCAGTCGGCACTGCGCTCCATGAGCGTATGAGTCGCGAAGGGCGTTTGGTGGGGGAGTCTTCCGGTAATAACACTTCTGTATCTACAAATATCATTCCTAAAATGAATCTGGATACACTGGTCGACGGTTATCAGTCTCTTATCAAAAATCTCTATTCGCCCTCGACCTATTACGCGCGCGTAAAGATTTTCTTAAATGAATTCAACGGGCCGATGATTCGAGGGAAAGTGGATCGGCACCGTTTGCGTGCCTTCCTGACATCAATAGTGCGCCTCGGGATTTTAGGGCGCGAGCGTTTTGAATATTGGAAACTTCTATCATGGGTCGCCGTTCGAAAGACCCATCTGCTACCAACAGCTATTTCCCTTGCTATTATTGGTTTTCACTTCCGCAAAGTATCCGAGCAAATCTGTGCAGATTGA
- a CDS encoding efflux RND transporter permease subunit — MIALLLKRPLLILSCIALATIALGWAASRLQVDNTPEAWLPANLSKLDDYYQFKDRFGDDSLIVVFTDQALIEEEAWRANFEKFSEALLDLSGIASIEAPDFDPEIGQPSIRSPLAPYLFNKENNYAAIVLFPEDSLDVAQRSQLINELQDTLIPWEAQIGTLKIAGADVITHDLDLGSQQSLGGLSPLVFTLMCGILLVATRSWRAVIVGLLIVSVVSIMSLGIFALADRTLNLVVVTMPAILAVVTVAQFMHLFSRFQSIETNNSKTELDKSMRHGWWRQAIAATWKPCMLSAVTTAAGFAALGFSEIPPVYNLGTFTAIGVILSFLLTFSLGPILLSLSSKVCPRPQTQRWWTNTRVNSISTWLQQHATAILLVAIVGTIVCGLGLRKLTVESNILTFFPPDHRVPLNYHEFEDNLLGLSTFELILEGDRDQVFSEQTLTALELFLEQSIQEEPLLQQGLSPLLRPSPDDHGDLQLIMPATILAHSIPENPADLPEELNASLWVQDNQVVLRTTLAAQTDSSNACHDLAERLRERIATAFPAGISATLTGSATLLIEGQVLLLDTQIRSFGIAFLIVTLVIIAAFRSVRLVTISLLPNLLPVVMTLGLMGLLAIPLNTATVTVAGIALGLIVDDTIHFLHQYREGRKLGKSALLAIRQTLFHVGRPIIITSLAVAIGFGAFAFTPFRPTLYFGLLIAVTAITAVICDLIVLPALLLWRKEKNS, encoded by the coding sequence GTGATTGCTCTTTTGCTGAAACGTCCGCTTCTGATTCTTAGCTGCATTGCTCTGGCTACGATCGCTTTGGGCTGGGCAGCTTCGCGCCTGCAAGTGGACAATACCCCGGAGGCTTGGCTGCCAGCCAACCTCAGTAAACTGGATGATTATTACCAGTTCAAGGATCGCTTCGGAGATGATTCACTCATCGTCGTTTTCACTGATCAGGCACTTATTGAGGAAGAAGCATGGCGAGCAAACTTTGAGAAATTCTCTGAAGCGCTTCTGGATCTGAGTGGCATCGCTTCGATTGAAGCGCCGGACTTTGATCCCGAAATCGGTCAGCCATCGATTCGATCACCGCTGGCTCCTTATCTTTTTAATAAAGAAAACAACTATGCCGCGATCGTACTCTTTCCCGAGGACTCACTCGATGTTGCGCAACGCAGCCAGCTCATCAACGAACTCCAGGATACGCTAATTCCATGGGAAGCGCAGATTGGCACTTTGAAAATCGCGGGTGCCGATGTGATCACCCACGACCTTGACCTCGGATCGCAACAGTCACTCGGCGGGTTATCTCCTTTGGTTTTCACACTCATGTGTGGAATTCTTCTAGTGGCGACGCGATCATGGCGGGCAGTCATCGTTGGTCTCCTGATTGTAAGTGTGGTCAGCATCATGAGCCTGGGCATTTTCGCACTTGCTGACCGAACACTGAATCTCGTTGTGGTCACAATGCCTGCAATTCTCGCAGTCGTAACCGTCGCTCAGTTCATGCATTTGTTTTCCCGTTTTCAATCGATTGAAACAAACAACAGCAAAACGGAACTCGATAAATCCATGCGCCATGGTTGGTGGCGACAAGCAATCGCTGCCACCTGGAAACCCTGCATGTTAAGCGCCGTCACCACAGCCGCCGGATTCGCCGCATTGGGCTTTTCCGAAATCCCACCAGTATACAACCTGGGAACCTTTACCGCAATCGGAGTGATCTTGTCATTCCTGCTGACTTTCAGTTTGGGTCCTATCCTCCTTTCACTCAGCTCTAAAGTTTGCCCACGCCCACAAACGCAAAGATGGTGGACAAACACACGAGTGAATTCAATCAGCACCTGGCTGCAACAACACGCCACGGCAATTCTACTGGTTGCTATTGTCGGAACTATTGTCTGTGGACTCGGTCTGCGCAAACTCACGGTCGAGTCCAACATTCTGACCTTCTTCCCGCCGGATCATCGTGTCCCATTGAACTATCACGAATTCGAAGATAACCTTTTGGGACTATCCACCTTTGAATTAATTCTTGAGGGGGACCGCGATCAAGTCTTTTCAGAACAAACGCTAACTGCACTTGAGTTGTTTTTAGAACAATCGATTCAGGAAGAACCACTCCTCCAACAAGGGCTTTCTCCATTGCTACGACCATCTCCGGATGATCATGGCGACTTGCAACTCATCATGCCAGCGACAATCCTCGCGCATAGTATTCCGGAAAACCCAGCTGACTTACCGGAAGAACTCAATGCTTCGCTTTGGGTGCAAGATAATCAAGTCGTACTCCGGACTACTTTGGCCGCCCAGACGGATTCATCCAATGCCTGTCATGACTTGGCTGAGCGACTTCGTGAACGTATCGCCACTGCATTCCCTGCAGGTATCAGCGCAACTCTTACCGGCAGTGCGACATTGCTAATCGAAGGACAGGTGCTTTTGCTCGACACGCAGATTCGCTCTTTTGGCATCGCATTCCTGATTGTGACTCTTGTGATTATTGCAGCATTTCGATCAGTCAGACTTGTCACGATCTCGCTCCTGCCCAATCTGCTGCCAGTCGTAATGACACTCGGGCTAATGGGATTGCTGGCGATACCTCTCAACACCGCAACTGTCACCGTAGCCGGAATCGCCCTCGGGCTTATTGTCGATGATACCATTCACTTTCTGCATCAATACCGGGAAGGTCGCAAGCTAGGGAAAAGTGCGCTTCTTGCGATCAGACAAACACTTTTTCACGTTGGCCGCCCCATTATCATAACCAGTCTTGCCGTTGCTATTGGTTTCGGTGCATTTGCCTTCACACCCTTCCGCCCTACCCTGTATTTCGGCTTATTAATCGCCGTTACAGCCATAACCGCAGTCATCTGCGATTTAATTGTCCTGCCAGCCCTACTCCTTTGGCGCAAAGAAAAGAATTCATAA
- a CDS encoding YHS domain-containing (seleno)protein, with protein MLLAVVSILLAACSTTPEGPIPMVNTEQGVALKGYDPVAYFTEGKPTPGNETISADWEDVTYHFSSEENRREFEANPERYVPQYGGYCAYAIAINRIADIDPEEWAIVDDKLYLNANFLAQGLWDADRDGNIESGDKYWQNYPKANLVQPVNTTDKE; from the coding sequence ATGCTCTTAGCAGTTGTCTCCATTCTGTTAGCCGCCTGCTCGACCACGCCCGAAGGACCAATCCCAATGGTCAATACCGAGCAGGGAGTCGCGCTCAAAGGCTATGATCCGGTCGCCTACTTTACCGAAGGCAAACCCACACCTGGGAATGAAACGATTAGCGCCGACTGGGAGGATGTCACCTATCATTTTTCTTCTGAAGAAAACCGTCGCGAATTCGAAGCCAATCCCGAGCGCTATGTTCCACAATACGGAGGCTATTGCGCCTACGCGATTGCAATTAACCGTATTGCCGATATCGATCCGGAAGAGTGGGCAATCGTAGATGATAAGTTATACTTGAATGCAAACTTCCTCGCCCAGGGCCTCTGGGACGCCGACCGCGACGGCAACATCGAATCCGGTGACAAGTATTGGCAGAATTATCCGAAAGCGAATTTAGTCCAGCCGGTTAATACCACGGACAAGGAGTAG